The genomic DNA TCTCCGTTCATTTAGAATATGGAAAATAAACAGGCGCCATATTCATATATGATGAGGGAAGGAATGTGATCCCAAATAGGCCAAATCATGCAGACCTATGGCGTTGTCCTAGGTATATCCACTGGTGTACTGaaacctttgtttttatatgtgtGAGATCCTCAGCTCCATTTACAAACAGTGATCTGTagattttttgttatttagttTTTGATTTAGGAATTAACCAAAAAACTAAATTGTGATTGTATACAATTACATATGTACAGTACTTTCATGacattacatttgtatttgctttttagcACGTATAATGACAAGTGCCTGATAAATTATTGATCATGTTTTGTTAAAATTCATTAACTAATTATTCTTCCCCTCCCCTCCATAGCTAAGGGAGTATATGTGGTTTTGTTGATGGGTTGTAAAGGAACAGCCTATGTCTAAGCTGCTCATTACCTGTGATTaacactacttttttttttctatatgcCTCCTAGGAAACATGGTGAGCAAGGAGGGTGGCAAATGTATGCTCACCAACTCAGAGTCTGACTCGGAGGCAGCACCGGTGCCCTCCACCTCGCTGGCACTTGAGGTGAAGTATTCCCTGGAAGCCAGCCGACAGGTGAGGAAGAGAAACAAGGCCCTGCAAGTGCGTTTCAAGGATATATGCGAGGCACAGAACGAGCAGAGGGAGGCGGAGCTGCAGGCAGCAGGGAAAGGTGGAAAGCCGATCTCATACAAAGTGGCATACCGCAAGTACATGACTGTCCCTGCCCGCAGATCCATCCCAAACGTCACGAGGAGCACAGGTGTGCAGACGTCCCCTGACCTCAAGAAACGCTATCAGACCTTTCCGTTTGAACGCAAAAAAGGCCACACCTTTAAAGACGTGGCGGCTGTGGAAACTTATAAAGGTCAGAATAACGGTTTTGTCATGGAGGTGAAGCAGACCAAGGCTGCTGGGCAGGGTttagatgaggaggaggaggagggagcttGCAGGGGGAGTGGAGTCCGGAGGACCAGGGCTCTGCTCCATACTAATGAGTGCATTGCCACAGTGGAGCAGCACACTGCACCTGATGGCCTGTGCTCTGATGCTATGCTGCTCAGTtgctctgcagacacagactgCCTTGCAGACACATCGAGAGGAAGTGGAGCCAGAGCACAGGCAGAGTACCAGCTCTGCAGTGTCCCATCGACAGCCAGGACAGGATTACAACACAGGGAGGCTGATAGAGACCGCTCTGCCAAGAGGCAACTGCTGAATCTGGAGGAGGGCTCGTCCCAAACCCTGCCGGACAGGGCCTCCAAGGTTACGGGCCCTATCGCCTGGAACTCCCTTACACAGGTGGAGTGCCTGGACAGTCCGTCTGTGCGGAGCAAACGGAAGAAAGGCCTGCAGCTTAACGGGCTGCAGAGTGAGACGCTCCCACGTTCCAGTGGAGGCTGTACAACACAGGCACAGTGCCACACAGGACAGTTGTCTGCTCGGCCTCTAAGGGGCATGGAAGAGCCTCTGTCACCCTGCGGAAGTGGTGAACCTGGTGGGGCACAACCCGACCAAACACAGGAGACCTGTAAGCAAATAGTGCCTATGAACCAGGACAGGGATGTTAAAGCACAGCTCCAGGCCATGGAAAATCTCATCAGCTCCAGCCAAGAGACCATCAAGGTGCTTCTCGGGGTCATCCAGGAATTGGAGAAGGGGGAGGCCCACAGAGAGGGGTAAGATATCTTATTGTCTTCTTACAGCCAGTGGTTTATGTCAGGGATGTACTGATTTTCTCTCACTATAGTGCATTAAAGAAATCACAGTCAAAAGTTATGACCTCACCATTCAACCACCAttcaactaaaaaaacaaataatgctgccaaatcaaatatgaggatcatccactgtggcgacccatTGAgcgggagaagccgaaagaaagaaaaataagtgaTGTTACATTGCGGCTGAAAGGCCACTATTGATAACAATAATTTGCATTTAAACTGTACCCAGTTTGTATTGGTAAAAAACGAAAAACAAAGAGCACTTTCATGATTCAGCAGGAACAGGAAAAGGACCTTCTTGATGTGTCACATTATTTCTAGATCTTTGGAAAGAGCTTCTACGTGTGACAGTCGCTCAGTGGAGCCTTGACTGAACCACCCAAAGAGTGTCAGAAAGAGATGACAGTGGCATGTCTCTGAGAGGATGTGTCTTTCACTTGGATGTGCCCTGCAGTGCTATTACAACAGCACACTGGGCTTTTATGATGATTCCCTTTCAGATAAGATGAAGCTGCCACAGAACATATTTTGACAAATCACCTCAGTCAAATCAGCCCAAGTGGTTGGATGACCTGTCATATGAAATGTAATGACTATCCAGGGACTGGAATATAtgagacatgtttttttaaacgaaAGAAAACCAGTTGAAAAAAACCATGGAAAACCTGAGTTTTTGTACTATGAAAGGGTGATGAAATGACTTGATGCAGATGGAATCAGCAGAGAGTTTCTTTTCGATTTACTATAATGAGAATTAATACAGGCATATATTACCATAATTGATTCAATATGGCAACTTAATTTCAAAATCTTTATTAATTAAAGGTGATGTACATAAAATATGTAGATAAAAAGCTGCACTTGTACACAGTGTAACCCAGTCTTTGTGCACAAACTCATGCCCATATAATAATATTCCATTGTCTTatttcattaatatttgtatGTCATAAACAGGCAAATGATATACGTTAAATATCCACGATaaagtgaaagagagggagCGTAGATGGGTAGGctgaaatttctttttttttttcactgagaAAAATTATCCACACCGGCCGCATGCTATGGACCAAACAccaaattaaaacatgaaataagttTGTGGCCTGCAAATGAAAATCTATTTTGTGAATAGACTGGTAATCAGTGAAAGCCAGTATTTCATTTGAACCAGTTTCCTtgatctctgatgacacatcatgaTCATATTATGTCTAAATATAACACATTTCTTAAATGTATCACTTAAATTACAAATATGCTGAGAAGGGGAATTCTAACGTGTGATGCGTCCTTCATTGACTTATGGAAAGACTAAACTAGACATTTAACAATTTGCCTTATCCAGctgaataaaataatgtttatctAGCAAGTTCAAGGCCTTTAAAAAAGCCTTTAAAAAGCCATGGCCTATGAAAAAGCCATT from Solea solea chromosome 21, fSolSol10.1, whole genome shotgun sequence includes the following:
- the LOC131448291 gene encoding inhibitory synaptic factor 2A translates to MVSKEGGKCMLTNSESDSEAAPVPSTSLALEVKYSLEASRQVRKRNKALQVRFKDICEAQNEQREAELQAAGKGGKPISYKVAYRKYMTVPARRSIPNVTRSTGVQTSPDLKKRYQTFPFERKKGHTFKDVAAVETYKGQNNGFVMEVKQTKAAGQGLDEEEEEGACRGSGVRRTRALLHTNECIATVEQHTAPDGLCSDAMLLSCSADTDCLADTSRGSGARAQAEYQLCSVPSTARTGLQHREADRDRSAKRQLLNLEEGSSQTLPDRASKVTGPIAWNSLTQVECLDSPSVRSKRKKGLQLNGLQSETLPRSSGGCTTQAQCHTGQLSARPLRGMEEPLSPCGSGEPGGAQPDQTQETCKQIVPMNQDRDVKAQLQAMENLISSSQETIKVLLGVIQELEKGEAHREGLSYRTGQDTANCDTCRNSACIIYSVELDFKQQEDKLQPLMKRLCPTEDVHFASLPYPQEAFTSTPKRKSKADSKKHARWKLWFL